A part of Methanohalobium evestigatum Z-7303 genomic DNA contains:
- the trxA gene encoding thioredoxin yields the protein MEDLEELEEIRKKKIKEIQKSMERRSYPSKPFDVTDSNVDETVSKYPLVVIDCWAEWCGPCKKIAPAIEELASEYQGKAVFAKLDVDNNQESAKKFGISSIPTLLIFKNKVLIDYIIGAVSKQDIIKRLQPHM from the coding sequence ATGGAAGATTTAGAGGAACTGGAAGAAATAAGGAAAAAAAAGATTAAAGAAATACAAAAATCAATGGAAAGGCGTTCTTACCCGTCAAAACCATTTGATGTTACAGACTCTAACGTGGACGAAACGGTTTCAAAATATCCATTAGTAGTAATCGATTGCTGGGCTGAATGGTGTGGACCATGTAAAAAAATAGCCCCAGCAATAGAGGAACTTGCTTCTGAATATCAGGGTAAAGCGGTTTTTGCAAAACTTGATGTTGATAATAACCAGGAATCAGCCAAAAAATTTGGAATATCCAGTATACCAACATTACTTATTTTCAAAAACAAAGTTCTTATAGATTATATAATAGGTGCAGTATCAAAACAGGATATTATAAAGAGATTGCAACCTCATATGTGA
- a CDS encoding restriction endonuclease, producing MSQWSIEHLLQMDPYDFEKLVAYLFTNMGYKAEVTNQSRDDGVDVVLKLEKFGLSHKWLVQAKRYSKTVGVKEIREYSSLRYQDDVEGIIVVTTDEFTDDAKTEAKKHNLKLIEGGLLVEMLNYYCPDGQEEPEDIISENSENLSIADDVILKNDESVMANEPAVVKGQKLMVAVTNKNIYLIKKTLGIFSRKTDIYRQINVNNIVGIHTNNREIYLLTGQNGDIEIFNIHPKKPEKLFETFSNLKAEYTKGEYLLKFEIKKEGYLILTSKRLMDLNSDNEVEGEFNLKNIVGTGVTNTGLFKKQKLVVWFSSDKVNKYEIDVDNVQEWQNSINGAVKTV from the coding sequence ATGTCTCAATGGTCGATAGAACATCTTCTTCAAATGGACCCGTATGATTTTGAAAAACTTGTAGCTTACCTTTTCACTAATATGGGTTATAAGGCAGAGGTAACAAATCAGTCAAGAGATGATGGTGTTGATGTTGTACTAAAACTGGAAAAGTTTGGATTGTCTCATAAATGGCTTGTTCAGGCTAAACGTTATTCCAAAACGGTAGGTGTTAAAGAAATACGGGAATACAGCAGTTTACGCTACCAAGATGATGTGGAAGGTATTATTGTTGTGACCACCGATGAGTTTACAGATGATGCAAAAACTGAAGCGAAAAAGCATAATTTAAAACTTATCGAAGGTGGATTGCTGGTTGAGATGCTAAACTACTACTGTCCCGATGGACAGGAAGAACCAGAGGACATTATATCTGAAAATTCTGAAAATTTATCCATTGCAGATGACGTCATCTTAAAAAATGATGAATCCGTAATGGCGAATGAACCTGCTGTGGTCAAAGGACAAAAATTAATGGTTGCAGTAACTAACAAAAATATCTATCTGATAAAAAAAACATTGGGTATATTTTCAAGAAAAACCGATATCTATCGACAGATAAATGTTAATAATATAGTGGGTATACACACTAATAACAGAGAAATTTACCTTTTGACCGGACAAAATGGTGATATTGAAATTTTTAATATCCATCCAAAAAAACCAGAAAAACTTTTTGAAACATTTTCCAATCTAAAAGCTGAATATACAAAAGGAGAATATCTTTTAAAATTTGAAATTAAAAAAGAGGGTTATCTAATTCTTACCAGTAAAAGGCTAATGGACCTAAATTCTGATAATGAAGTTGAAGGAGAATTTAATTTGAAAAATATAGTGGGTACAGGGGTGACAAATACAGGATTATTTAAAAAACAGAAACTTGTTGTGTGGTTTTCATCAGATAAAGTAAATAAATATGAGATAGATGTTGATAATGTACAGGAGTGGCAGAATTCAATTAACGGTGCAGTGAAAACAGTATAA
- a CDS encoding heavy metal translocating P-type ATPase: protein MVIKTTIKVYGMSCKHCVKSVTDAISELEGVESVDVDLENEWAIVTFDSETVNLDDIRQAVTDAGYQPGEEVDETGNTQTCPVEGEESQESGTCPIVTEEEETEEPGHYATSTLDINFKVTGMTCASCAKNVEKVLKKQSGVVSATVNIALEKASVTYDPSVVSSKELKDAVVSIGYGVERDTIDLNIGGMTCASCAKNVEKVLKKLEGVESVSVNLPLEKAHLVYDSSLVSVTDMKSAVEDIGYSATSEKKELESDREREARETEMKQQRTNLIIAAALVLPISLGDMSTAFPNILWFVPPFLANEILLFLLTTIVMIFPGRQFFTGTFEDFKHGVTDMDLLIATGTGAAYAVSVAATFFNLGPGYDETYYHTAAMLITFIVFGRYMESKTKGKTSEAIRKLMGLKAKTARVIVDGEEKEIPVEDVEIGNIVVVRPGEKIPVDGEVTDGSSAVDESMITGESIPVDKDPGDTVIGATINKSGTLKFRASKVGSETALAQIIQLVENAQSSKPPLQRIADVVAGNFILAVHIIALVTFMVWFLIGYEAFDVSLFSNITSPFLFSLLIAITVLVISCPCAVGLATPAAIMVGTGKGAENGILIKTGEALERAQKLDTIVFDKTGTLTVGEPELTDVVGTDDYSDDEVLRIAATVEKGSEHPLGEAIVKGAQARDINLKTAENFKNIPGHGVEASLEGKRILLGTRKLMDDNDIDISGLDKKMEEFENDGKTAMLIASDNTAIGVVAVADTLKENSKHAVDKVHKMGIEAIMITGDNKRTAEAIGRQVGMDRVLSEVLPEQKASEIKNLQNEGRVVAMVGDGINDAPALTQSDIGIAMGAGTDVAMESAKIVLIKNDLIDVIASIRLSKLTMRKIKQNLFWAFGYNSVGIPIAAGILYPFVHQILISPAFAAALMAMSSVSVTTNSLLMKRGSIKE from the coding sequence ATGGTAATTAAAACCACTATTAAAGTCTATGGAATGTCGTGCAAACACTGTGTGAAAAGTGTAACAGATGCCATCTCAGAACTTGAAGGTGTGGAATCAGTTGATGTTGACCTTGAAAATGAATGGGCTATTGTTACCTTTGATTCTGAAACCGTAAATCTTGATGATATCAGACAGGCTGTAACAGATGCCGGTTATCAACCGGGTGAAGAAGTAGATGAAACAGGAAACACACAGACCTGTCCTGTAGAAGGAGAGGAAAGTCAAGAATCAGGTACCTGTCCGATTGTTACTGAGGAAGAAGAAACAGAAGAACCCGGACATTATGCAACATCAACGCTTGACATCAATTTTAAAGTTACAGGGATGACCTGTGCATCTTGTGCTAAAAATGTAGAAAAAGTACTCAAAAAGCAATCCGGTGTAGTGTCAGCAACAGTAAATATAGCACTTGAAAAAGCATCTGTGACCTATGACCCTTCTGTTGTGTCTTCAAAAGAATTGAAAGATGCTGTTGTATCAATCGGTTATGGTGTAGAGCGGGATACAATAGACTTGAATATTGGTGGTATGACCTGTGCATCCTGTGCCAAAAATGTAGAAAAGGTACTCAAAAAACTGGAAGGTGTGGAATCGGTCAGTGTAAACCTCCCTCTTGAAAAGGCACATTTAGTCTATGATTCATCCCTTGTATCAGTAACTGATATGAAATCAGCAGTTGAGGATATAGGATATTCTGCAACATCTGAAAAAAAGGAATTAGAATCCGACCGTGAACGTGAAGCCAGAGAAACCGAGATGAAACAACAGCGTACTAATCTTATTATTGCTGCAGCACTGGTTCTCCCAATATCTCTTGGAGATATGAGCACTGCTTTTCCGAATATCCTCTGGTTCGTACCTCCGTTCCTTGCTAATGAGATTCTTCTGTTTTTACTGACAACTATTGTAATGATATTTCCGGGTAGGCAGTTTTTTACCGGTACTTTTGAGGATTTCAAACACGGTGTAACCGATATGGATCTTCTCATAGCAACAGGTACAGGGGCTGCATATGCAGTAAGCGTTGCTGCTACATTCTTTAATCTTGGTCCGGGTTATGATGAGACCTATTATCATACGGCTGCAATGCTAATAACATTTATTGTATTTGGCAGATACATGGAATCCAAAACCAAGGGCAAGACTTCTGAAGCTATCAGAAAACTGATGGGTCTGAAAGCCAAAACTGCAAGAGTTATTGTAGATGGTGAGGAGAAAGAAATACCTGTAGAGGATGTGGAAATCGGTAATATTGTTGTTGTCCGACCCGGTGAAAAAATACCTGTGGATGGAGAAGTGACAGATGGTTCATCTGCTGTTGATGAATCCATGATAACAGGAGAAAGTATACCTGTTGATAAAGATCCAGGTGATACTGTAATAGGAGCTACCATCAACAAATCAGGTACATTGAAATTCAGAGCCAGTAAGGTAGGTTCTGAAACTGCACTTGCCCAGATTATCCAGCTTGTGGAGAATGCTCAGAGCTCAAAACCACCGTTACAAAGGATAGCCGATGTTGTAGCCGGTAATTTCATACTGGCGGTACATATAATCGCCCTTGTCACATTTATGGTCTGGTTTTTGATAGGGTATGAAGCATTTGATGTATCCCTGTTCAGCAATATAACAAGTCCATTTCTGTTTTCCCTTCTTATAGCTATAACCGTGCTTGTAATATCCTGCCCCTGTGCAGTAGGGCTTGCGACACCCGCTGCTATTATGGTAGGCACTGGTAAAGGTGCTGAAAACGGTATATTGATAAAAACAGGAGAAGCACTGGAAAGAGCCCAGAAACTTGATACAATTGTTTTTGATAAAACCGGGACCCTTACAGTAGGTGAACCGGAATTGACAGATGTTGTAGGTACGGATGATTATTCAGACGATGAGGTCTTAAGAATTGCTGCTACTGTAGAAAAGGGTTCTGAACATCCTCTTGGCGAGGCAATTGTAAAAGGCGCTCAGGCACGTGACATTAATCTCAAGACAGCAGAAAACTTCAAAAATATACCCGGTCACGGGGTTGAAGCTTCACTTGAAGGTAAACGGATACTTCTTGGTACACGAAAACTGATGGATGATAACGATATTGATATCTCTGGTCTTGATAAAAAAATGGAAGAATTTGAAAATGATGGCAAGACTGCAATGCTAATAGCATCGGATAATACAGCAATCGGAGTAGTTGCAGTTGCAGATACTCTGAAGGAAAACTCAAAACATGCTGTTGACAAAGTTCATAAAATGGGTATTGAAGCCATAATGATAACAGGTGATAATAAAAGAACCGCTGAAGCTATTGGAAGACAGGTAGGTATGGATAGAGTACTTTCAGAAGTCCTTCCAGAACAGAAAGCTTCAGAAATTAAAAACCTTCAGAACGAGGGCAGAGTTGTTGCAATGGTAGGTGACGGTATTAATGATGCACCTGCACTGACACAATCTGATATCGGGATTGCAATGGGTGCAGGGACAGATGTGGCAATGGAATCTGCAAAAATCGTCCTTATCAAAAACGACCTTATTGATGTGATTGCTTCCATACGTTTAAGCAAACTCACCATGAGGAAGATAAAACAGAACCTTTTCTGGGCATTTGGTTATAACAGTGTCGGAATACCCATTGCTGCAGGGATATTGTATCCTTTTGTTCATCAAATATTGATAAGCCCTGCTTTTGCAGCAGCGTTAATGGCTATGAGTTCAGTTTCTGTAACTACAAACTCGCTTTTGATGAAAAGAGGCAGTATTAAAGAATAA
- a CDS encoding radical SAM protein, with the protein MKPETKAELISIGTVDADSSLFEKITVPTAGPGAGKTALFFKSGNKRVRLTIDEKSPLKATIKDSKMVIYKNGKEFVRGEFEQELIHCPEQAYITISEKCVYDCKFCPVPKLNGKIKTFDEVLQYIHEAHSTGGMKAISITSGVADTPEKEVDRTVEIVKEVKKYNVPIGVSIYPTNDSSKRLKEAGAYEIKYNVETMDRDVYQKACGGQELDVILKHLSEAVKIFGKNKVFSNFIIGLGESDETVEKGIKELTSIGVIPILRAGAMPSLRKGEIKIERPSAKRLLKLTHILRRELDRNGLRADESRTMCLPCTGCDLNPHIDLDY; encoded by the coding sequence ATGAAACCAGAAACAAAAGCTGAGTTAATATCCATTGGTACGGTTGATGCAGATTCTTCTTTATTTGAAAAAATAACTGTTCCTACTGCTGGTCCTGGTGCTGGTAAAACTGCATTGTTCTTTAAATCAGGAAACAAAAGAGTTCGCCTTACGATTGATGAAAAGTCACCACTTAAAGCTACAATAAAAGACAGTAAAATGGTTATTTATAAAAACGGGAAAGAGTTTGTCAGAGGTGAATTTGAACAGGAACTAATTCACTGCCCTGAACAGGCATACATAACAATCAGTGAAAAATGTGTATATGACTGTAAATTCTGTCCTGTCCCCAAACTTAACGGGAAAATCAAAACATTTGATGAAGTACTTCAATATATACATGAAGCCCACTCAACAGGAGGTATGAAAGCTATATCTATTACATCAGGTGTAGCAGACACACCTGAAAAAGAAGTAGATAGAACAGTTGAGATAGTCAAAGAAGTAAAAAAATATAATGTTCCCATTGGTGTTTCAATTTATCCGACAAACGATTCATCAAAACGTTTAAAAGAAGCAGGAGCTTACGAGATTAAATACAACGTTGAAACAATGGACCGTGACGTCTATCAGAAAGCTTGTGGTGGACAGGAACTTGACGTAATACTAAAACATCTGAGTGAAGCAGTTAAAATATTTGGAAAAAATAAAGTCTTTTCCAATTTTATAATTGGTCTTGGTGAATCTGATGAAACCGTTGAAAAAGGAATTAAGGAACTCACATCAATAGGAGTTATCCCTATACTTAGAGCAGGTGCCATGCCATCCCTGAGAAAAGGTGAGATTAAAATTGAAAGACCATCAGCAAAAAGATTGCTTAAACTCACCCATATACTTCGCAGAGAACTTGATAGAAATGGTTTAAGAGCAGATGAATCGCGGACAATGTGTCTTCCATGTACCGGATGTGACCTCAATCCTCATATAGACCTTGATTACTGA